From Candidatus Bathyarchaeota archaeon, one genomic window encodes:
- a CDS encoding prenyltransferase gives MQKHEAIQLLNMVRVHIVLGGLLAFTLGMLLAVAGGGTFNPLTALLFYSVVFFGDLSTHYSNDYFDYNQDRQTQSSKFFSGKRILIQHPNLLPTVRIIALICFSASILLACLAVATQLAPLELLLIAVGANLLGWFYSAKPLRLVSRGLGEVAIALTTGFAIPAVGYMAVQGGLDALFAYFVLPFVLYGFMLGLSLEAPDVEVDRKSDKITVGSRWGAQAVFELILVVALLALAVFVFFALCVAAVSINFWVIAVFSTVPLAAAIAGALYSRRKANSNVFSAINISALFFFNLLMVGYLAIESLRLL, from the coding sequence ATGCAAAAACATGAAGCGATACAACTGCTAAATATGGTGAGGGTTCACATCGTTTTAGGCGGCCTCTTAGCCTTCACGTTGGGCATGCTTTTAGCTGTTGCTGGAGGCGGCACATTCAACCCCTTAACTGCACTATTATTTTATTCTGTGGTATTTTTCGGCGACTTATCCACCCACTACAGCAACGACTACTTTGACTACAACCAAGACCGACAAACCCAATCATCAAAATTCTTTTCAGGTAAAAGAATCCTCATCCAACACCCAAACCTGCTGCCAACCGTCCGCATAATCGCCCTCATCTGCTTTTCAGCTTCGATTTTGCTGGCTTGTTTAGCAGTCGCAACCCAATTAGCGCCCCTCGAACTGTTACTTATTGCTGTGGGCGCGAATTTGCTGGGCTGGTTCTACTCAGCTAAACCTCTGCGGCTGGTCTCAAGGGGGTTGGGAGAGGTAGCTATCGCGTTGACTACCGGATTCGCCATTCCTGCTGTTGGATACATGGCTGTTCAAGGGGGTTTAGATGCTTTGTTTGCATACTTTGTTTTGCCTTTTGTGTTGTATGGTTTCATGCTTGGCTTGAGTTTGGAGGCTCCAGATGTAGAGGTAGACCGTAAAAGTGACAAGATAACTGTAGGATCGCGGTGGGGGGCGCAAGCAGTTTTTGAGTTAATTTTAGTAGTCGCCTTGTTGGCATTGGCTGTTTTTGTTTTCTTTGCATTATGTGTGGCCGCTGTGTCCATTAATTTTTGGGTTATAGCTGTTTTTTCTACTGTTCCGCTGGCTGCGGCGATTGCAGGTGCATTATATTCTCGTAGAAAAGCAAACTCGAACGTTTTTAGTGCAATCAACATTTCAGCATTGTTCTTTTTTAATCTGCTAATGGTCGGGTATCTAGCTATAGAGTCGTTAAGACTCTTGTGA
- a CDS encoding UbiA family prenyltransferase: MGVKAYVDLLRLHFFFVWPVLFSAGLFFGFTVNGGFSFLLVLQAILIAYFGFEAGLVLNDIVDANLDKKELPTDNKLTKYWRPFGRRPLSEGLIPRRSATVLFAVFVAITSAIIFTLPYPHSIYVFVLMFICYGLEVFYQIKKRNEKVPFAQIIGRVDFALFLVAGYLCVGSPDLYALTLFLFFYPLALAHLGVNDLVDVANDRAKGMKTPPTLYGIKATAYWILAFTVFHYVTAAVFLYVLGSLVALGGFAVSFGLLAVANAMILKGESVQSALKVLPLFHLSMLIYAISIIASYVVMAYL; encoded by the coding sequence GTGGGCGTTAAAGCGTATGTTGATCTCTTGAGGCTTCATTTCTTTTTTGTCTGGCCCGTTCTTTTCTCTGCAGGTCTCTTCTTTGGATTCACTGTAAACGGTGGCTTCAGTTTTCTGCTTGTGTTGCAGGCGATTTTGATTGCTTACTTCGGGTTTGAAGCAGGATTAGTCTTAAACGACATCGTAGACGCAAACTTGGACAAAAAAGAGTTGCCTACCGATAACAAATTAACGAAGTATTGGCGGCCTTTCGGTAGGCGCCCCCTCTCTGAAGGCTTAATTCCTCGGCGTAGTGCAACGGTTTTGTTCGCGGTTTTTGTAGCCATCACAAGCGCCATTATTTTTACGCTTCCATATCCGCACTCTATCTACGTTTTTGTTTTGATGTTCATCTGTTATGGTTTGGAGGTTTTCTACCAAATAAAGAAGCGAAATGAGAAAGTTCCATTTGCACAGATAATTGGGCGGGTGGATTTTGCACTTTTCCTTGTCGCAGGTTATCTCTGCGTGGGCAGCCCCGACCTTTATGCGTTGACGCTGTTTTTGTTCTTCTACCCCCTGGCGCTAGCGCACTTGGGCGTAAATGATCTCGTTGACGTGGCTAACGACCGAGCTAAAGGTATGAAAACGCCACCGACGCTCTACGGCATTAAAGCCACAGCCTATTGGATTCTCGCGTTTACAGTCTTCCATTATGTGACGGCGGCTGTTTTTCTCTACGTACTCGGTAGCCTTGTGGCGCTTGGGGGTTTCGCAGTGAGCTTTGGGCTTTTGGCAGTGGCTAACGCGATGATTTTAAAGGGTGAATCTGTGCAGTCAGCACTCAAAGTACTACCGCTCTTCCACCTCTCCATGCTAATCTATGCTATATCGATAATCGCTAGCTACGTTGTCATGGCTTACCTCTAA
- a CDS encoding site-2 protease family protein, translating to MRYSFKIGSAWGIPIELHFTFILLILAVFVLSLLNLPFYSVGSSFYTFFIVVFLFVFVFFHELAHSVVARRYGIKVRKIVLYPIGGVSEIEEIPDNPAQEWRMAFAGPLTSLVLGFALLGVSSIFTPNLLPLLLAFSAGTGNIIFDLAILNILLGLFNLIPAFPMDGGRVFRAVLAERMKYSDATRYAVTLGRILGFVMVIVGFIYNFLLILVGLFVYIGASEEGEQTIISTKLAGVRVKDVMHCEVGFVSPQQTLTEALEVMFKNRYHDALVEKDGVFLGMVTWAELMKVSNGDRDLLYVEQMPLKKITVYEDESILEANKVILREKLNILPVVQRDNPDKVVGVLTSEAISNAYDKARNR from the coding sequence ATGCGGTACTCTTTTAAGATAGGCTCCGCATGGGGCATACCCATCGAGTTACACTTCACGTTCATACTGCTGATTTTGGCAGTTTTCGTGTTGTCCCTGCTCAACCTGCCATTCTACTCAGTTGGAAGTTCATTCTACACGTTTTTCATCGTTGTTTTCTTGTTTGTTTTCGTCTTCTTCCATGAACTTGCCCACTCGGTGGTCGCTCGACGCTACGGCATAAAGGTGCGAAAAATCGTGCTCTACCCCATCGGCGGCGTCTCAGAAATCGAAGAAATCCCCGACAACCCCGCCCAAGAGTGGCGCATGGCTTTTGCAGGACCACTAACAAGCCTTGTTTTAGGATTCGCATTACTCGGGGTAAGCTCAATTTTTACCCCGAATCTGCTGCCTTTACTGCTTGCTTTCTCTGCGGGTACAGGCAACATCATCTTTGACCTCGCCATCCTAAACATCCTCTTAGGTTTATTCAACCTGATTCCCGCGTTCCCCATGGATGGCGGCAGAGTGTTCCGCGCGGTCCTGGCTGAACGCATGAAGTACTCTGATGCAACCCGCTATGCCGTGACGCTGGGCAGAATACTGGGATTTGTTATGGTTATCGTCGGTTTCATCTACAATTTTCTGCTTATTTTGGTCGGCTTGTTCGTTTACATTGGAGCCAGCGAAGAAGGCGAACAAACCATCATATCCACCAAACTGGCAGGAGTAAGAGTCAAAGATGTTATGCACTGTGAAGTCGGCTTTGTTTCCCCCCAGCAAACCCTTACTGAAGCCTTAGAAGTCATGTTTAAGAATCGCTACCACGACGCTTTGGTGGAAAAAGACGGGGTATTCTTGGGTATGGTCACTTGGGCTGAACTCATGAAAGTTAGCAACGGAGACCGAGACTTGTTGTATGTGGAGCAGATGCCGCTTAAGAAAATCACGGTTTACGAGGACGAGTCTATCCTTGAAGCAAACAAGGTGATTCTGCGCGAAAAACTCAACATCCTCCCCGTAGTCCAAAGAGATAATCCTGACAAAGTAGTTGGGGTTTTAACCAGCGAAGCCATCTCAAACGCTTACGATAAAGCCCGCAACCGCTAA